The Pseudonocardia sp. HH130630-07 DNA window GTGCCGGTCCGTTCCTCGGACCCGCACGAGGTGCTGCGCCGGGTCTTCGGCTACGACGCGTTCCGCGGCGACCAGCAGGCGATCGTCGAGCACGTGACCGGCGGCGGGGACGCGCTCGTCCTCATGCCGACCGGCGGCGGCAAGTCGCTCTGCTACCAGGTCCCGGCGCTGGCGCGTTCCGGCACGGGGGTCGTCGTCTCGCCGCTGATCGCGCTGATGCAGGACCAGGTGGACGCGCTGCGGGCGCTCGGCGTGCGGGCCGGGTTCCTCAACTCGACCCAGGACGCCGACGAGCGCCGCCTCACCGAGCAGGAGTTCCTGGCCGGTGAGCTGGACCTGCTCTACCTCGCGCCGGAGCGGCTGCGGGTGGAGTCCACCGTCCGGCTGCTGGAACGCGGGCGGATCGCGCTGTTCGCCATCGACGAGGCGCACTGTGTCGCGCAGTGGGGACACGACTTCCGGCCGGACTACCTGCTGCTCTCCGAGCTGCCGAAGCGCTGGCCGGACGTGCCGCGGATCGCCCTGACGGCCACGGCGACCGACGCGACGCGCACCGAGATCGCCGAACGGCTGGAACTGACCGGGGCCCGGCACTTCGTCGCGAGCTTCGACCGCCCCAACATCCAGTACCGGATCGCACCGAAGAACGAGCCGCGCAAGCAGCTGCTGGAGCTGCTGCGCACCGAGCACGCCGGCGACGCGGGCATCGTCTACTGCCTGTCCCGCAAGTCCGTCGAGCAGACCGCGGAGTTCCTCTCCGCGAACGGCATCCCGGCCCGCCCGTACCACGCCGGGCTGGACGCGGCGGTCCGCCGGGACAACCAGGCCCGGTTCCTCCGGGAGGACGGCCTGGTCATGGTCGCGACCATCGCGTTCGGGATGGGTATCGACAAGCCCGACGTGCGGTTCGTCGCGCACCTGGACCTGCCGAAGTCGGTCGAGGGCTACTACCAGGAGACCGGGCGCGCCGGCCGGGACGGCGAGCCGTCGACGGCGTGGCTGGCC harbors:
- the recQ gene encoding DNA helicase RecQ, with the protein product MPVRSSDPHEVLRRVFGYDAFRGDQQAIVEHVTGGGDALVLMPTGGGKSLCYQVPALARSGTGVVVSPLIALMQDQVDALRALGVRAGFLNSTQDADERRLTEQEFLAGELDLLYLAPERLRVESTVRLLERGRIALFAIDEAHCVAQWGHDFRPDYLLLSELPKRWPDVPRIALTATATDATRTEIAERLELTGARHFVASFDRPNIQYRIAPKNEPRKQLLELLRTEHAGDAGIVYCLSRKSVEQTAEFLSANGIPARPYHAGLDAAVRRDNQARFLREDGLVMVATIAFGMGIDKPDVRFVAHLDLPKSVEGYYQETGRAGRDGEPSTAWLAYGLADVVQQRKMIDDSEGDAAHRRRLGLHLDAMLALCETTECRRAQLLRYFGQKPDTENCGNCDTCLTPVSSWDGTVAAQKVLSAVWRLKNERRQSFGAVHLIDILLGRRTTKIEQFSHDELSVFGVGSDLSEPQWRSVIRQLVARRLLAVGGPHSTLQFTDDSPAAMRGEQPLTLRTEPERTARASRSRGSGSKPAVELSEEAAPLFERLRAWRSTTAKEQGVPAYVIFHDATLREIASRAPADRAALGTISGIGEGKLARYGDQVIDVLHGSGA